From the genome of Streptomyces xanthophaeus:
AGTCGGCGAAGGTGTCGATGCCGGCCTGGTTGACCGAGCCGTCGGCGTTCGTGGCCATCGAGTAGAAGCCGCCGGAGGCGACCCGGTTGCCGTCGTCACCGAAGTAGCCGCCGGTCTCCGCCCAGCCGCCGACCGAGATCAGCGTCTTGACGTTCGGGTACTGCTTCTTGAACTTCGTCAGCTGGTTGAAGTGGCCCTTGTAGGGGAGGGCCGGGTCCATCTCGGCGCCGGCGACGCCGGGCCAGGTCATCCCGGTGGCGGCGTTGTTCACGCCGTCCGATCCGACGGAGATCTTGTTGTCGGCGCCGACGTGGGCGAAGGCGTAGTTCAGGTGGGTGACCTTGGACCACGGGATGTTGTTGGCGAGGTAGGCGGGTGCGCCGTCCTTGCCGGTGCGCCAGCCGGTGAAATATCCGATGACGCGGCGCTGGTGGTCGGCGCCCATCTTCTCCCGGCCTTCGGTGTCGTAGACCGAGCAGTAGGGGACGTCGACGCCGGCGGTCTTGTACAGCCCGTCGGGGCGACAGCCCTCGTTGTCGGCCGCGTGCGAGACGCCCGCCGAGAGCCCGCCCACCAGGAGTCCGGCGATCGCTGCGCCGGATGCCAGGAGCATCGCTCTCGTACGTGTGGGGGACGGCATTGTGCCTCCTGGGGAGGGGAGGATGCAGGACACAACTGGACACAACATGAAGCAACAGGTGTGGCGCAGAAGAGTGTTGGCCCGTGACGTGCGCACATCTGACGGGCCGTTCCCGGAAGATGAAGGGAACGTTAAGAGGACTAGACCACCCCGTCAATAGGTCTGGACCAACCCCGCCCGACTTGACAAAGTCCGCATCGGCGGTCACCTCTTTGTGAGCCAGACCACACCACATCACCCGCATGGCGCCCGATCACCCGTGGCAGACTGGCTGGAGTACCAGTAGCAGCGCACTCCGGGGTCGGTGTAATTCCGAACCGGCGGTTATAGTCCGCGACCCGTCCGCAGCCAGCGGCCGGTTGACCAGGTGAGATTCCTGGACCGACGGTTAAAGTCCGGATGGGAGGCAGTGCGCGGCGGGCCAGTCACCGGTACGCCGCCGTCGGCGGTTCGTCGGCATATCCCTGCGGATGTGCCTGGTCGAACCGTTTTCCCGGCCTCGGCGTCCCCTGTGCGCTGTACCGCTTCATCTGTCGTATCCCGACAGGCCCCGGAGTCCGTGCCCGATGAGGCAGGAGGACCCGGTGGCGACACACGCCGCGCACGCAGCACCCGACGCGGACACCCGTGCCATGCGCCGAGCGATCGAGCTCGCGGCCCGTGGACTCGGCTCCACCAGCCCCAACCCGGTCGTCGGCTGCGTCATCACCGACGCCGCGGGCGAGATCGTCGGCGAGGGCTGGCACGTGCGGGCCGGCGGCCCGCACGCCGAGGTCCACGCCCTGCGCGCGGCAGGCGAGGCCGCCCGTGGTGGCACCGCCTACGTCACCCTCGAACCCTGCAACCACACAGGCCGTACGGGGCCCTGCGCCCAGGCCCTCGCAGACGCCGGGATCGCCCGCGTGGTCTACGCCGTCTCCGACCCGAACCCGCAGGCCAGCGGTGGTGCCACCACCCTGCGCGCGGCCGGGATCGACACCACGGCCGGGCTCCTCGCGGACGAGGCCGAGGCGGGCAACGCCGCCTGGCTGACCTCCGTACGCCTGGGCCGGCCGCACGTCACCTGGAAGTACGCCGCCACCCTCGACGGCCGCAGCGCCGCCGCCGACGGCAGCAGCCGCTGGATCAGCTCCGCCGAGTCCCGGGCCGACGTCCACCGGCTGCGCGCCGAGAGCGACGCCGTCCTCGTCGGCGGCGGCACCCTGCGCGCCGACGATCCGCACCTCGCCGTCCGCGGCGTGGAGGACGCCACGCAGCCCCTGCGGATCGCCCTCGACACCCGCGCCGCGCTCCGGCCGACCGCCCGCATCCTCGACGACGCCGCGCCCACCCTGCTCGTCGTCGGCGAGGACGCCGACACCCGGCACCTGCCCGGCGTCGAACTGCTCCGGCTGCCCCTGCACGACGGCCGCATCGGCATCCACGACCTCCTCACCCACCTGTTCCGGCGCGGCGTGCGCTCCGTCCTGCTGGAAGGCGGGCCCACGCTGGCCGGCGCCTTCCTCGAAGGCGGCGCCGTCGACCGCGTCGTCGGCTACATCGCCCCGGCCCTGCTCGGCGCCGGCCCCGCGGCCCTCGCCGACGCCGGGATCAAGAACATCTCCGCTGCGCAGCGCCTCGACATCACCGAGGCCGTCCGCGTCGGCCCCGATCTCCGCATCACCGCAGTTCCCGTCACCGCCACCGCCACCACCGCCACCAAGGAGCACTGAGTGTTCACCGGAATCGTCGAAGAACTGGGCGAGGTCACCGCTGTCGAGCAGCTCGAGGAAGCCTCCCGCTTCCGGCTGCGCGGCCCCCTCGTCACCGAAGGCGCCAAGCACGGTGACTCCATCGCGGTCAACGGCGTATGCCTCACCGTCGTGGAGACCGCGGACGGCGAGTTCACCGCCGACGTCATGCAGGAGACCCTGAACCGCTCCAGCCTCGGCGCCCTGACCAAGGGCTCCCGGGTCAACCTGGAGCGCCCGATGGCCCTCGGCGGACGGCTCGGCGGCCACCTGGTCCAGGGGCACGTGGACGGCACCGGCGAGATCATCTCCCGGACCCCCTCCGAGCACTGGGAGATCGTCAAGGTCGCCCTTCCCGCGAACCTCTCCCGCTACGTCGTCGAGAAGGGCTCCATCACGGTCGACGGCGTCAGCCTCACCGTGGTCGAGGCCGCCGCCGACTGGTTCACCATCAGCCTCATCCCCACCACGCTCGCGCTGACCACGCTCGGCATCAAGCAGAGCGGCGACCCGGTCAACCTGGAGGTCGACGTCCTCGCGAAGTACGTCGAGCGCCTGCTGGCCGCCGGCGTGAACCCGCTCCACGCGACGGGAGACGACCGGTGAGCGCCCTGACCTGGCTCAACGCGGAGGCCTTCACCGTCTTCGGCCAGAAGGTCATCTGGTCCGACATGATCGGCAACCTGATGGGCCTCGCCGCGCTCGCGCTCGGCTGGCGCCGCTCCATATGGACCTGGCCCGCCCAGCTCCTCTCCGGCCTGATCCTCATCGCCGCCTACGCCTCCGCCCACCTCGCCGGCGGCGTCGGCAAGCAGCTCCTCGTCATCGGCGTGGCCGTGTGGGGCTGGCGCGCCTGGCAGCTCGGGCGCCAGAAGGCCCAGGACGGCTCCATCGCCGTGCGCACCGCCACCTGGAAGGAGCGCGGACTGCTCCTGGCCGGCGCGGCACTGGGCACCCTCGCCGTCGGCGGCCTCTTCACGCTCTTCCCGAACCTGTCGTGGAGCCCGTGGGCCGACGCGTACATCTTCGTCGGCACCATCGTCGCGATGGTCGCCCAGGCCCGCGGCCTCGTCGAGTTCTGGTTCGCCTGGCTCCTCGTCGACCTGGTCGGCGTCCCCCTCGCCTTCAACAACGGACTGGCCTTCTCCGGCCTCGTCTACGTCGTGTACTTCGCCCTCGTGCTGTGGGGCGCCTACGACTGGTACCAGCGTTCTCGCACCAACCCCGCCCAGGCCCTGGAAGGAGCAACGGCATGACCACCCTCAAGCCCGTGCCCGACATCCCCGAAGAGACCTTCCGCCTCGACCCCGTCGAGCAGGCCATCCGCGACATCGCGGCGGGCCGCCCCGTCGTCGTCGTCGACGACGAGGACCGCGAGAACGAGGGCGACCTCGTCATC
Proteins encoded in this window:
- the ribD gene encoding bifunctional diaminohydroxyphosphoribosylaminopyrimidine deaminase/5-amino-6-(5-phosphoribosylamino)uracil reductase RibD, giving the protein MRQEDPVATHAAHAAPDADTRAMRRAIELAARGLGSTSPNPVVGCVITDAAGEIVGEGWHVRAGGPHAEVHALRAAGEAARGGTAYVTLEPCNHTGRTGPCAQALADAGIARVVYAVSDPNPQASGGATTLRAAGIDTTAGLLADEAEAGNAAWLTSVRLGRPHVTWKYAATLDGRSAAADGSSRWISSAESRADVHRLRAESDAVLVGGGTLRADDPHLAVRGVEDATQPLRIALDTRAALRPTARILDDAAPTLLVVGEDADTRHLPGVELLRLPLHDGRIGIHDLLTHLFRRGVRSVLLEGGPTLAGAFLEGGAVDRVVGYIAPALLGAGPAALADAGIKNISAAQRLDITEAVRVGPDLRITAVPVTATATTATKEH
- a CDS encoding riboflavin synthase; translated protein: MFTGIVEELGEVTAVEQLEEASRFRLRGPLVTEGAKHGDSIAVNGVCLTVVETADGEFTADVMQETLNRSSLGALTKGSRVNLERPMALGGRLGGHLVQGHVDGTGEIISRTPSEHWEIVKVALPANLSRYVVEKGSITVDGVSLTVVEAAADWFTISLIPTTLALTTLGIKQSGDPVNLEVDVLAKYVERLLAAGVNPLHATGDDR
- a CDS encoding nicotinamide mononucleotide transporter family protein: MSALTWLNAEAFTVFGQKVIWSDMIGNLMGLAALALGWRRSIWTWPAQLLSGLILIAAYASAHLAGGVGKQLLVIGVAVWGWRAWQLGRQKAQDGSIAVRTATWKERGLLLAGAALGTLAVGGLFTLFPNLSWSPWADAYIFVGTIVAMVAQARGLVEFWFAWLLVDLVGVPLAFNNGLAFSGLVYVVYFALVLWGAYDWYQRSRTNPAQALEGATA